A genomic segment from Anopheles maculipalpis chromosome X, idAnoMacuDA_375_x, whole genome shotgun sequence encodes:
- the LOC126559927 gene encoding NECAP-like protein CG9132: MGEPEYESVVLVKQEVFVYKIPPRQSNRSYRAADWNLLDPIWTGRLRMVAKGRSLCVKLEDKSNGTLFANCPIESYPGVAIEAVSDSSRYFVLRIQDGNGRTAFIGLGFGDRSDSFDLNVALQDHFKWVKNEEKIEKEKVEPKQQLDLGFKEGETIKINMKITKKDGSEVSSRLTGKKTGAGGLLPPPPGGNNKISPPQAGSPSHQPSSSASAAAGQTEWGEFTSAGVQSTTAADTAATPSKTNANWVQF; the protein is encoded by the exons ATGGGCGAACCGGAGTACGAGAGTGTGGTGCTGGTAAAGCAGGAGGTGTTTGTGTACAAAATTCCACCGCGCCAGAGCAACCGGAGCTACCGGGCGGCCGACTGGAACCTGCTCGACCCGATCTGGACCGGGCGGTTGCGAATGGTGGCGAAGGGCCGGTCGCTGTGCGTGAAGCTGGAGGACAAGAGCAACGGTACGCTGTTTGCGAACTGTCCGATCGAAAGCTATCCGGGTGTTGCGATCGAGGCGGTATCGGACAGCTCGCGGTACTTTGTGCTGCGCATCCAGGACGGGAATGGGCGAACCGCATTTATTGGGCTCGGGTTCGGCGATCGGTCCGACTCGTTCGATCTGAACGTCGCACTGCAGGATCACTTTAAGTGGGTAAAGAACGAGGAAAAGATCGAGAAGGAGAAGGTGGAACCGAAGCAGCAGCTGGATCTTGGCTTTAAGGAGGGTGAAACTATAAAGATCAATATGAAAATTACG aaaaaggACGGTTCGGAGGTATCGTCCCGACTAACTGGCAAGAAAACGGGTGCCGGCGGTTTGCTGCCCCCACCGCCGGGTGGTAACAACAAGATCAGTCCACCACAGGCCGGTTCACCCTCCCATCAGCCCAGCTCATCGGCGTCAGCCGCCGCCGGACAAACGGAATGGGGTGAATTTACTTCCGCCGG GGTGCAAAGCACAACGGCCGCTGATACTGCCGCAACACCCAGCAAAACCAACGCCAACTGGGTGCAGTTTTAA